The proteins below come from a single Rosa rugosa chromosome 2, drRosRugo1.1, whole genome shotgun sequence genomic window:
- the LOC133733808 gene encoding uncharacterized protein LOC133733808, whose product MATSQDQTNRTPALWITCLASAFRTALACTIVAITTLYAPPSLRHQVALPAFSYVTVILIAPDATLGDTFRGFWLALYATIQSAGPAILSLWLIGPASLSSSTTALAVGLAAFVVVLPREATHLVSKRIALGQIVLVYVIAFIKGGRTDAIMHPVHVAASTAVGVLACVLALLVPFPRLACREFKQNSKLLVENASERLKLFVKAFCAEDNASALASISQTKSLASTATKLYQTIKRHQESMQWERLPLQFLRHSNVNPVDRLQGLEIPLKGMEMALSSTPSFPVGVVDGELKSGLLKLVEQLSLNRTISCEDAITVPADSKPEIDIRGLQTLQTIPQTHLDLPPFFFLFCTSLLHGNLSATSSGTTTQEKLVIHKKQEAVPSCKQSVIWSNFSMKVSSKRVMAAFKCSLSLGLAVFFGLIFSKENGYWSGLPVAISFAAAREATFKVANVKAQGTVLGTVYGVFGCFLFQRVLPIRLLSLIPWFIFTSFLQRSNMYGQAGGISAVIGAVLILGRTNFGAPSEFAIARITETFIGLSSSIIVELLLQPTRASTLAKVQLSRTLGALHECIDSVSLQSGRAQLEDNQKCLKIHVEELGKLLAEANVEPNFWFFPFHSACYGKLISSISKMMELLVFSGHAIGVLEQNSQILEGSWKGIIHTMECDLELFKKMVGSLISCFKEITLIIKSATVLEKEGLDDQETAKSCDDLELGKRKILNAFRVCGLEDEEMDKIVSSYLLHSKEVVDKIRCQQSEELKGQIVLCLSALGFCISGLMRATREIEEGIKELVQWENPSSHVNFYEISGRMHALQT is encoded by the exons ATGGCAACCTCTCAAGACCAAACAAACCGTACCCCAGCCTTGTGGATCACATGCCTAGCCTCGGCCTTCCGAACCGCCCTAGCTTGCACCATAGTAGCCATCACCACCCTCTACGCCCCTCCCTCTCTCCGACACCAAGTAGCCTTGCCGGCATTCTCCTACGTGACTGTTATCCTCATTGCTCCTGATGCAACTCTAGGCGACACATTCCGTGGATTCTGGCTCGCCCTCTACGCCACTATTCAGAGCGCCGGGCCGGCTATCTTGAGCCTCTGGCTCATTGGACCGGCCAGCCTTTCGAGCAGCACAACGGCTCTGGCCGTTGGTCTGGCAGCATTTGTGGTGGTTCTGCCCAGGGAGGCCACTCATTTGGTGTCCAAGCGCATAGCCTTGGGACAGATCGTGCTTGTGTACGTGATTGCTTTCATAAAGGGTGGGAGAACGGACGCCATCATGCACCCTGTGCACGTGGCAGCGAGTACGGCCGTTGGGGTCTTGGCTTGTGTTCTGGCTTTGTTAGTTCCATTCCCACGCTTGGCTTGTCGAGAG TTTAAACAGAACTCAAAGCTGCTTGTGGAGAATGCTTCGGAGAGGCTCAAGCTCTTTGTGAAGGCTTTTTGTGCAGAAGATAACGCATCCGCACTTGCTTCAATTTCTCAAACAAAGTCCTTGGCTTCCACAGCAACCAAGCTTTACCAAACCATCAAACGCCACCAG GAAAGCATGCAATGGGAGAGACTTCCACTACAATTTTTGAGACACAGCAATGTCAATCCAGTTGATAGATTGCAAGGTTTGGAGATTCCCTTAAAAGGAATGGAAATGGCATTGAGTAGTACTCCTTCATTCCCAGTTGGGGTAGTGGATGGAGAGCTCAAAAGTGGTCTACTTAAACTAGTAGAGCAACTGAGCTTAAATAGAACCATTTCTTGTGAAGATGCAATAACTGTTCCTGCAGATTCAAAACCAGAAATTGATATTAGGGGCCTCCAAACACTTCAAACCATCCCACAAACCCACCTAGATTTACccccatttttctttttgttttgtacaAGTCTCCTTCACGGAAATTTATCAGCCACAAGTTCTGGTACTACTACACAGGAGAAATTGGTAATTCACAAAAAACAAGAAGCAGTTCCTTCATGTAAACAAAGTGTGATATGGAGTAACTTCTCCATGAAGGTAAGTAGCAAAAGGGTTATGGCAGCTTTCAAGTGCTCACTTTCATTGGGTCTAGCTGTGTTCTTTGGCTTGATATTCAGCAAAGAAAATGGCTATTGGTCAGGGCTCCCAGTTGCTATCAGTTTCGCTGCTGCTAGAGAAGCAACATTTAAAGTTGCAAATGTTAAAGCACAAGGGACTGTTTTGGGTACTGTATATGGAGTATTTGGTTGTTTTCTGTTCCAAAGGGTCTTACCCATTAGACTCTTATCTCTAATTCCTTGGTTCATTTTCACCAGTTTTCTtcagagaagcaatatgtatggCCAAGCTGGTGGTATTTCTGCAGTAATTGGAGCTGTACTAATTTTGGGCAGAACAAACTTTGGAGCTCCAAGTGAATTTGCCATAGCAAGAATCACAGAAACCTTCATAGGGTTGTCGTCATCGATTATTGTCGAGCTATTGTTGCAACCCACAAGAGCTTCCACTCTTGCAAAAGTTCAACTATCTAGGACTCTTGGGGCATTGCATGAATGTATTGACTCAGTGAGTCTTCAATCTGGAAGAGCACAATTGGAAGATAACCAGAAGTGTCTGAAAATTCATGTTGAAGAATTGGGGAAGCTCCTTGCAGAAGCCAATGTGGAGCCTAATTTCTGGTTCTTTCCTTTTCACAGTGCTTGTTATGGAAAACTCATCAGTTCGATCTCCAAAATGATGGAACTCCTAGTTTTCAGTGGTCATGCAATTGGAGTTCTTGAACAGAATTCTCAAATACTTGAGGGTTCTTGGAAAGGCATCATTCATACAATGGAATGTGATCTCGAACTTTTCAAGAAGATGGTTGGCTCTTTGATAAGTTGCTTCAAGGAGATCACCCTGATAATAAAGTCGGCAACTGTTCTTGAGAAGGAAGGGCTTGATGATCAAGAAACTGCCAAATCTTGTGATGATCTGGAGTTGGGAAAACGGAAAATTCTAAATGCTTTTAGGGTTTGTGGTTTAGAGGATGAAGAGATGGACAAGATTGTGAGTTCTTATCTCCTACACTCGAAGGAAGTTGTTGATAAAATTCGTTGTCAGCAAAGTGAGGAGCTCAAGGGCCAAATCGttttatgtttgagtgctttaGGGTTCTGCATAAGTGGTTTGATGAGAGCAACAAGGGAGATAGAAGAGGGAATCAAAGAACTGGTTCAATGGGAGAATCCTTCCAGCCACGTTAATTTTTACGAAATCTCTGGTAGGATGCATGCTTTACAAACATAA